In Candidatus Bathyarchaeota archaeon, the sequence TTTCATGTAGCCACCTCTATTCATATTTTGATAGTTTGTAGGGAAAAAGCATATTAACTAATCTACAGATAAACGTTTTGCTTAAAAAATAAACAAGGTACGTCTATGGACCCAATCGACAGAAAAATAATTGTAGAACTGCAAGAGAACGGGAGAGCATCCTATAAGAAACTGGGTGAAACCATCAACTTCACCATAATGGGAGTGAAGAGAAGAGTTCAGAAGATCCTCGCACAGAACTTGATAAGAGTCTCCGCCGAAATCAATGTTGAAGCACTTAACCTTTATACTGCCTTGGTCCTCCTTGAACTTGAAAACAGGGAGATGCTTGACAAGATCCTTGAGCGGTTCAAAGAATGTCCAAGAATAGTCAACATCTTCATAATGCTCGCCGGATACAACCTAGCCGTCCTTATGATCGCCGAGGACCGAGACACCCTCGAAAGCGAATCCCTAGAGAAATGCTCCCTTAGAAGTTGCGAGGGAGTCCGAAGAACCGAATTCTACCCAATAGGAAGCATACAATACTCACCATTCCTAAACATAAGAGAAAAACTTGTAACAAAAGACAGAAAGATCACACCATGCAACATCGACTGCATTTCATGCAAGAGATATCAGGACCAGAAATGCGTAGGATGCCCCTCGACAACATACTATCGCGGCCCACTCTGAGAATGCTCCAACAAAATTATTCTCGTGAACGCTGCTGTATTGCTGTAGCTCAGAATATGTCAAAGATTTGAGATTGGGTCCACGACTGACGATGCCATACTCTTGACTCCTACCCATAACAATATATTCAGTGCAACTCTGTTATCTGCAGTAGAGATGCTTGAGAAGGCATTAACGTAAGAAAGCATGAAGGAGGAAGATGTTAAAAGCTTAGATAAGGCTGAAAATTCGTAAGAAAACTCCTTTACACAAAAACACACTAGGGGGTATTATTCATGCTACGTTACGAGAC encodes:
- a CDS encoding AsnC family transcriptional regulator, translating into MDPIDRKIIVELQENGRASYKKLGETINFTIMGVKRRVQKILAQNLIRVSAEINVEALNLYTALVLLELENREMLDKILERFKECPRIVNIFIMLAGYNLAVLMIAEDRDTLESESLEKCSLRSCEGVRRTEFYPIGSIQYSPFLNIREKLVTKDRKITPCNIDCISCKRYQDQKCVGCPSTTYYRGPL